The DNA region AATATTCTGTTCATAATACTACCTTCTGTAATTAGATCTGTACACCAGCCCTCATGACATGTGACCACCTGACATTCCGGCACTGATCTCctcaaaaattattgcaAGCATTCACTTGCTTTTCTCGCTCAATTTATTACAAcgcttcttcttctaagAACCGAGTTGCTTCAGTAATCCGGTTTTCTCTTATTCTCAAGACAAAAAGAAACGGTGTCTTCGTCCCTGGCGAAATTGTCAGAGTGAACATTCTGTTTTGTTTAGTTATACTGTTGGTGGACCGGCGTGTATCACCTATTGAGTTCGATGACCTTACCCAATACGGAAAATTGATCAACCGTCGTGAAAACAAagtggaaaatttttcactagACCCAAATAGCTGTTTGTGACTCTCTTCTTGGCATGATCTTATCGTCCtgtagtatatatatatcttgTAGTTAAAGTTTCTGAACTTTTAATCGTCGATCATACGATTTTCTGTCTATACATATGGAATTCATCACATACGGAATAGCTCCATAATAGTATTGCATAATTGTCATGTCCAGTTCGTCATCTTCCTCGActgttgaaaaatcaaaatttgagaCTACTATCATCCAAGAAGTCAGTTCACATGGCGATCTAATCACTTTAGGTCCTCACACTTACAGACGTGAAGAACTTTTGAATGTTTTAGAATCTCAACAAAAACCAGTTTATACTCCATCCactcaaagaaaattagcTAACCCAGTTCCATTAGGTTTAGCATCCTTCTCTTTATCATGTCTCGTTTTATCCTTGGTTAATGCTAACGTCCGTGGCGTCACCAACTGTAAATTATTAATCAGTTTGTTCATGTTCTTTGGTGGTGCTATCGAATTGTTCGCAGGTTTGCTATGTTTTGTCACTGGTGACACTTACGCCATGACTGTTTTCAGTTCTTTCGGTGGGTTCTGGATCAGTTGGGGTTGTATCAATACCGATCAATTCCACAGTATCTCCGCTTACGATAGCGATCCAGTCATGTTAGCCAACATTGAGGGTTTCTTCTTGGCAGGTTGGACTGTCTTCACATTCCTTATGTTAATGTGTACCTTGAAGAGCACATGGGGtctatttcttctattgACTTTCTTAGAtttaacttttcttttattgaCTATCGGTGTTTTCACTGGTAACAACAACGTCAGTATGGCTGGTGGTTACTTCGGTATTTTAGCATCATGCTGTGGTTGGTACTCACTTTATTGTGCCGTTGTCACCCCAGAAAATTCATACTTGAACTTAGATGCTCACGTCATGCCTCATTTCCCTACTGTTTAAGTAGTTTAAAACATATTCTCTCTACATTGTATAATAGTTTGTAGGTTTTCTGTAATAAtttaatatcatcatttttataaattaCTTTAATATCGCTAAATTGACAGCTCCAAGAACAAGatgttaaaaaaatataacCATTTATTCAAGGTACTCAAGATTCAAGTTTCCATTATATTAGAATTGAGAGTGTAATACGAGTAACGAGTATATTACTCTTTTAGCATTAGCTATATAAATCACGAGTTCCtcaaaaagtaaaaaaCAGTAGATAGTATCGTATAAGACATGATAGCCCCAGAAACAGAGAACAACCTTTTATATAAGGAAATATCTCAATTCGTTGAAGCACAAGCAAATGTTGCAACCGATTCCAGCCAGATAGTACTCGATGAAATACCGTACGAAGTACAAAAGTTAGTTAACGACGAACTTAAAGGGAAAACCAGATTAAATAGGACTAAAATGGATATTCTAACAAATCGGGCATACCATGTAGAATTGGAATGGAAATTAAAccaattgaatgaaattatgAAGCTGGTTGGCGATGTACCCAAGTATTCTATTGGGAACGAGCTATCTAAATCAATCAATGACGATAATTTAATTAGTAAAGGTGGCGTTTCTTTACGTAGTTTGATGAAAGATGTGTATAAGTTACCAGAATTGGCTCTGAGGGATGATGTTAATATTGATGACCACGATTATCAATTGTTAGAAGAATACAACAATATAAGAACTTCATTAATTCGGAATTGTTCCATCATCGAAATTGCTGAAGAACAGGCTGCGGAGATCGCCACAGATGTTGAAAGGATTACCTCACTACTACATAGCATTGAGGAGAAGGTAGGTCATGCCAATTTGATAGAATATTTTCAGAATTATCATGACAGTTTACTTGAcgaattgaatgatttagTTTTCTCATTAGAAGATGCCTTAAAATCTGGCAACTTGACtggagaaaagaaagaacatATACGGGCCATACTCTCAGATTTACAAGGCCAAGAAAGAGaagtaaattgaaaacCATACTTTGTTAATATTGAATACATGCAGTTGTCTTTTATATTAAACTAGAACATATACGCAAATATATAATGGAAGAGATCTAAAACactaaagaaaaatatggaaatgaaaataattcagTTGCTATAAATTTCCTTAATCGAATAAACCGAAACCCATGTCAGCATCggattcttcttctgcttcttcttccttttcttcagcGGCAGCTTCACCGACAGCGCCAGCAGAAGCACCAGAAGCAGCGACGGCAGCACCACCAGCTGGGACGGAAGCGAACTTCTTGGAACCTTCAGCAATGATTTCATCTAAGGAACCCTTACCTTCTAAGGAAGATAATAATTCGTTGACTCTGGCTTCATCAGCTTCAGCACCGATAGATTCGATGATAGATTTGATGTCAGCAGCAGATGGGGTAGCGTTACCACCTTGgactaataataaataagcGGCTAAGTACTTCATTTTATTCTAATTTTCTTGGTGATAGACTTGaaataatcaatttaaGCAATACGCAGACTATTCCTTGAAGTTCTTAAATGgaattacaaaagaaacTTAAACAAAACTAAATACAAGAGAGTAACTGAACTTTCACTacaaagaatataaaaaattatctgGGAATGAGCTTTggacaaaaaaatttgaaaaatttcaaatttttcaggGCAGAAAAACTCGCTTGCATCGTGTAATACGACTAgtgctgaaaaattcacattacaaagaaatttctgGTCCGATCACGTGATAGACTGTTTCTACTAACCTTGAAAACAGCAGAATGCGTAATGAACTGAAATTTCCTCACTAGTGATGCATTTATATGAATAGAGTGAAGCACTCTAATGAGCGTCGTAA from Kazachstania africana CBS 2517 chromosome 5, complete genome includes:
- the ATO3 gene encoding putative ammonium permease ATO3 (similar to Saccharomyces cerevisiae ATO3 (YDR384C); ancestral locus Anc_5.464); its protein translation is MSSSSSSSTVEKSKFETTIIQEVSSHGDLITLGPHTYRREELLNVLESQQKPVYTPSTQRKLANPVPLGLASFSLSCLVLSLVNANVRGVTNCKLLISLFMFFGGAIELFAGLLCFVTGDTYAMTVFSSFGGFWISWGCINTDQFHSISAYDSDPVMLANIEGFFLAGWTVFTFLMLMCTLKSTWGLFLLLTFLDLTFLLLTIGVFTGNNNVSMAGGYFGILASCCGWYSLYCAVVTPENSYLNLDAHVMPHFPTV
- the NKP1 gene encoding Nkp1p (similar to Saccharomyces cerevisiae NKP1 (YDR383C); ancestral locus Anc_5.463), with the translated sequence MIAPETENNLLYKEISQFVEAQANVATDSSQIVLDEIPYEVQKLVNDELKGKTRLNRTKMDILTNRAYHVELEWKLNQLNEIMKLVGDVPKYSIGNELSKSINDDNLISKGGVSLRSLMKDVYKLPELALRDDVNIDDHDYQLLEEYNNIRTSLIRNCSIIEIAEEQAAEIATDVERITSLLHSIEEKVGHANLIEYFQNYHDSLLDELNDLVFSLEDALKSGNLTGEKKEHIRAILSDLQGQEREVN
- the RPP2B gene encoding ribosomal protein P2 (similar to Saccharomyces cerevisiae RPP2B (YDR382W); ancestral locus Anc_5.462); amino-acid sequence: MKYLAAYLLLVQGGNATPSAADIKSIIESIGAEADEARVNELLSSLEGKGSLDEIIAEGSKKFASVPAGGAAVAASGASAGAVGEAAAEEKEEEAEEESDADMGFGLFD